The following proteins are co-located in the Micromonospora viridifaciens genome:
- a CDS encoding DUF397 domain-containing protein: MELTDARWRTATRSSNNGGDCVEVADNLPGRVLVRDSKDPDRGTLAFTSAAWHAFVEQARRLQS; the protein is encoded by the coding sequence ATGGAGCTGACCGACGCCCGCTGGCGTACCGCCACCCGCAGCAGCAACAACGGCGGCGACTGCGTCGAGGTGGCCGACAACCTGCCCGGCCGCGTGCTGGTGCGGGACAGTAAGGACCCCGACCGCGGCACCCTCGCCTTCACCTCGGCCGCCTGGCACGCCTTCGTCGAGCAAGCCAGGCGGCTGCAGTCGTAG
- the tnpB gene encoding IS607 family element RNA-guided endonuclease TnpB codes for MKKFEPRPGFVVQAFRFALDPNVRQGQRLRSHCGAARVAYNWAVSWVMASWWQRKAEASYGIAEEELTPWRSWSLLALRKVFNEVKKTDPRFAGWWEENSKEAYGTGLANAAAAFDNYAKSKQGTRKGRRVGMPRRKSKHTARLACRFTTGAIRVEPDRRHVTLPRLGTIRTHESTRKLQRRIGNGTARILSATVRFERGRWFVSFQVEIQRAADRVPARPDVVAGVDLGVKCLAVIADSQGGVRFVPNPAHYDAALKQLKRLSRRVSRRRGPDRRAGRRPSRRWAIANAERNRVHHRVANLRADGLHKLTTNITAEYGTVVVEDLNVAGMLRNRRLARKIADAGFAEIRRQVEYKTAWNGGRRIVADRWYPSSKTCSACRVVKAKLPLHVRVFRCDACDLVIDRDENAARNLAALATAVTTGTGVAGDPGVQTPKPRGADRKTRTTTRSRKATGGRAGGATLPHQQQKETRDRHQDTETQPALR; via the coding sequence GTGAAGAAGTTCGAGCCGCGGCCTGGTTTCGTGGTGCAGGCGTTCCGGTTCGCGTTGGATCCGAACGTCAGGCAGGGGCAGCGGCTGCGGTCGCATTGTGGTGCGGCTCGCGTCGCCTACAACTGGGCCGTCTCGTGGGTGATGGCGTCGTGGTGGCAGCGGAAGGCGGAGGCGTCGTACGGCATTGCCGAGGAGGAGTTGACGCCGTGGCGGTCGTGGTCGCTGCTGGCGTTGCGGAAGGTGTTCAACGAGGTCAAGAAGACCGATCCGCGTTTCGCTGGCTGGTGGGAGGAGAACTCGAAGGAGGCGTACGGCACGGGCCTGGCGAACGCGGCGGCGGCGTTCGACAACTACGCCAAGTCCAAGCAGGGCACGCGTAAAGGCAGGCGGGTGGGTATGCCTCGGCGGAAGTCCAAGCACACTGCCCGGCTTGCTTGCCGGTTCACCACCGGCGCCATTCGTGTTGAGCCGGACCGCCGCCATGTGACCCTGCCACGGCTCGGGACGATCCGCACCCACGAGTCCACCCGCAAGCTGCAACGCCGCATCGGCAACGGTACCGCCCGGATCCTGTCGGCCACGGTCAGGTTCGAGCGGGGCCGGTGGTTTGTCTCCTTCCAGGTCGAGATCCAGCGTGCCGCCGACCGCGTTCCGGCGCGTCCGGACGTGGTGGCGGGTGTGGATCTGGGCGTGAAGTGTCTCGCGGTGATCGCCGACAGTCAGGGCGGGGTGCGGTTCGTGCCGAACCCGGCGCACTACGACGCCGCGCTCAAGCAGCTCAAGCGGCTGTCCCGCCGGGTTTCCCGCCGCCGCGGGCCGGACCGGCGCGCCGGACGGCGGCCGTCCAGGCGGTGGGCGATCGCGAACGCCGAGCGCAACCGGGTGCACCATCGGGTGGCGAATCTGCGCGCTGACGGCCTGCACAAACTCACCACGAACATCACCGCCGAGTACGGCACGGTGGTGGTCGAAGACCTCAACGTGGCCGGCATGCTCCGCAACCGACGCCTCGCCCGCAAGATCGCCGACGCCGGCTTCGCAGAGATCCGCCGGCAGGTGGAGTACAAAACCGCATGGAACGGCGGTCGGCGGATAGTCGCCGACCGCTGGTATCCCTCCAGCAAGACCTGCTCGGCCTGCCGCGTGGTGAAAGCCAAGCTGCCGCTGCACGTCCGAGTGTTCCGCTGCGACGCCTGCGACCTGGTCATCGACCGGGACGAGAACGCAGCCCGCAACCTCGCCGCCCTCGCGACGGCCGTAACAACGGGTACCGGAGTGGCCGGAGACCCGGGCGTGCAAACGCCGAAACCGCGTGGAGCCGACCGCAAGACCCGCACCACCACCCGCAGCCGCAAGGCCACGGGTGGGCGGGCAGGTGGCGCAACCCTGCCGCACCAACAGCAGAAGGAAACGCGAGACCGTCATCAGGACACCGAAACGCAACCCGCTCTCCGGTGA
- a CDS encoding NAD(P)/FAD-dependent oxidoreductase: protein MMRYQDLSYWLSSVDEPLTPRPGLPGDTDADVAIVGAGYTGLWTAYYLALADPSLRIVVLEKEVAGYGASGRNGGWCSALLPTSLPALARRHGRDRALDMQRAMHETVREVGRVVTAEGIECDWRASGTVVLARSEVQLGRARAAVAEAREYGLADEDLVLLDAAEAAARCHAEGVRGGTYTPHCAAVHPAKLVRGLAEAVERRGARIFERTPVTAVRSGVAVTPAGVVRAPFVVRATEGFTPGLPGQRRTVAPVYSLMVATEPLPEATWAEIGLAERETFSDYRHVIIYGQRTADGRLAFGGRGAPYHFGSRIRPDYDREPRVFAALRRVLGELFPVLGREVPVSHTWGGPLGVARDWTASVGLDARSGLAWAGGYVGDGVGTSNLAGRTLADLIRGEASDLTALPWVNHRSPRWEPEPLRWLAVNAGLRIMFSADEAELRTGRPSRRAAAFSRLLGH, encoded by the coding sequence ATGATGCGCTACCAGGACCTGTCGTACTGGCTGTCCAGCGTGGACGAGCCGCTCACGCCGCGCCCCGGGCTGCCCGGCGACACCGACGCCGACGTGGCCATCGTCGGCGCCGGCTACACCGGCCTGTGGACGGCGTACTACCTGGCACTGGCCGACCCGTCGCTGCGGATCGTCGTACTGGAGAAGGAAGTCGCCGGGTACGGCGCGTCCGGCCGCAACGGCGGCTGGTGCTCGGCGCTGCTCCCCACCTCGCTGCCCGCGCTGGCCCGCCGGCACGGCCGGGACCGGGCGCTGGACATGCAGCGGGCCATGCACGAGACCGTCCGCGAGGTCGGCCGGGTGGTCACCGCCGAGGGGATCGAATGCGACTGGCGGGCCAGCGGAACGGTGGTGCTTGCCCGCAGCGAGGTCCAGCTCGGCCGGGCCCGGGCCGCCGTGGCCGAGGCCCGGGAGTACGGTCTGGCCGACGAGGACCTGGTGCTGCTCGACGCCGCCGAGGCCGCCGCCCGGTGCCACGCCGAGGGGGTACGCGGCGGCACGTACACCCCGCACTGCGCCGCCGTGCACCCGGCGAAGCTGGTCCGCGGGCTCGCCGAGGCGGTGGAACGCCGGGGCGCACGGATCTTCGAGCGGACCCCGGTCACTGCCGTACGCTCCGGCGTCGCGGTGACCCCCGCCGGGGTGGTCCGCGCCCCGTTCGTGGTCCGGGCGACCGAGGGCTTCACCCCCGGGCTGCCGGGGCAGCGACGCACCGTCGCGCCGGTCTACTCGCTCATGGTCGCCACCGAGCCGCTGCCCGAGGCGACCTGGGCGGAGATCGGGCTGGCCGAGCGGGAGACGTTCTCCGACTACCGGCACGTCATCATCTACGGCCAGCGCACCGCCGACGGCCGGCTCGCCTTCGGTGGCCGGGGCGCGCCCTACCACTTCGGCTCCCGGATCCGTCCCGACTACGACCGGGAACCCCGGGTGTTCGCCGCGCTGCGCCGGGTGCTCGGTGAACTCTTCCCGGTGCTCGGGCGGGAGGTGCCGGTGAGCCACACCTGGGGCGGGCCGCTCGGCGTGGCCCGGGACTGGACCGCCTCGGTGGGGCTGGACGCGCGGAGTGGTCTCGCCTGGGCCGGCGGCTACGTCGGCGACGGCGTCGGCACCAGCAACCTGGCGGGCCGTACGCTGGCCGACCTGATCCGGGGCGAGGCGAGCGACCTGACCGCGCTCCCCTGGGTCAACCACCGCTCCCCCCGGTGGGAGCCCGAGCCGCTGCGCTGGCTCGCGGTGAACGCCGGCCTGCGGATCATGTTCTCCGCCGACGAGGCCGAGCTCCGCACCGGCCGCCCGTCCCGCCGCGCCGCCGCCTTCTCCCGCCTCCTCGGCCACTAA
- a CDS encoding aspartate aminotransferase family protein, whose translation MANATDHLWMHFTRMASYSAGEVPTIVRGEGAYVWDSQGRRYLDGLAGLFVVNAGHGRTELAEAAAKQAAELAYFPLWSYAHPKAVELAEKVASLTPGDLNRVFFTTGGSEAVEAAWKLARAYFKRTGQPNKYKVVSRYIAYHGTSMGALSITGLPGIKSDFEPLVPGGIKVPNTNFYRAPEHGDDPEAFGRWAAEEIGRAIEREGPDTVAAVFLEPVQNSGGCFPPPPGYFQRVREICDAYDVLLVSDEVICSWGRLGEYFGATRYGYQPDIITTAKGITSGYAPLGAMIASERLMEPFLTETGMFAHGVTFGGHPVSCAVALANLEVFAREDLIGHVRANEDAFRSTLEKLTDLPIVGDVRGDGYFYGIELVKDKTTRETFDEAESERLLRGFLSTALFQAGLYCRADDRGDPVVQLAPPLIADQQQFDEIEQILRAVLTEAWARL comes from the coding sequence ATGGCCAACGCAACCGACCACCTCTGGATGCACTTCACCCGGATGGCCAGCTACTCCGCAGGCGAGGTACCGACGATCGTGCGCGGCGAAGGCGCGTACGTCTGGGACTCGCAGGGCCGCCGCTACCTGGACGGACTCGCCGGGCTCTTCGTCGTCAACGCCGGTCACGGCCGGACGGAACTCGCCGAGGCGGCCGCCAAGCAGGCCGCCGAGCTGGCCTACTTCCCGCTGTGGTCGTACGCCCACCCGAAGGCCGTCGAGCTGGCCGAGAAGGTCGCCTCGCTGACCCCCGGCGACCTGAACCGCGTCTTCTTCACCACCGGCGGCTCCGAGGCCGTCGAGGCGGCGTGGAAGCTGGCTCGGGCCTACTTCAAGCGCACCGGCCAGCCGAACAAGTACAAGGTGGTCAGCCGCTACATCGCCTACCACGGCACCTCGATGGGCGCGCTGTCGATCACCGGCCTGCCCGGCATCAAGTCCGACTTCGAGCCGCTCGTGCCCGGCGGCATCAAAGTGCCCAACACCAACTTCTACCGGGCCCCGGAGCACGGCGACGACCCGGAGGCGTTCGGCCGCTGGGCCGCCGAGGAGATCGGCCGCGCCATCGAGCGCGAGGGGCCGGACACCGTCGCCGCGGTCTTCCTGGAGCCGGTGCAGAACTCCGGCGGCTGCTTCCCGCCGCCGCCCGGGTACTTCCAGCGGGTCCGGGAGATCTGCGACGCGTATGACGTGCTGCTCGTCTCCGACGAGGTGATCTGCTCGTGGGGCCGGCTCGGCGAGTACTTCGGCGCCACCCGGTACGGCTACCAGCCCGACATCATCACCACCGCCAAGGGCATCACCTCCGGGTACGCCCCGCTCGGCGCGATGATCGCCAGCGAGCGGCTGATGGAGCCGTTCCTCACCGAGACCGGCATGTTCGCCCACGGGGTGACCTTCGGCGGCCACCCGGTCTCCTGCGCGGTGGCCCTGGCCAACCTGGAGGTCTTCGCCCGCGAGGACCTGATCGGGCACGTCCGGGCCAACGAGGACGCCTTCCGGTCCACCCTGGAGAAGCTCACCGACCTGCCGATCGTCGGTGACGTCCGGGGCGACGGCTACTTCTACGGCATCGAGCTGGTCAAGGACAAGACAACCCGGGAGACCTTCGACGAGGCCGAGTCGGAGCGGCTGCTGCGCGGCTTCCTCTCCACCGCGCTCTTCCAGGCCGGGCTCTACTGCCGCGCCGACGACCGGGGCGACCCGGTGGTGCAGCTCGCCCCGCCGCTGATCGCCGACCAGCAGCAGTTCGACGAGATCGAGCAGATCCTGCGCGCCGTGCTGACCGAGGCATGGGCACGGCTCTGA
- a CDS encoding ABC transporter ATP-binding protein, which produces MEHETPAGDLRLANLTKRFGAFTAVDDLSLTIPQGSFFALLGASGCGKTTTLRMIAGLEEPTSGQVLLGDRDIAGLRPYKRPVNTVFQSYALFPHLDIHENVAFGLRRRGIRKVTEQVEQMLALVQLEGYGRRKPAQLSGGQQQRVALARALINHPQVLLLDEPLGALDLKLRRQMQIELKRIQTEVGITFVHVTHDQEEAMTMADTVAVMNAGRIEQLGAPADIYEYPATAFVANFLGQSNLLAGEAAGRGGDDVLVSAHGARFSVPVGRARVERGPVFLGVRPEKLHLVASSDQVPTGHQHVGGVVTDASYVGVSTQYLVKTAWGSELSAFSANSGLGGQLPVGATVVAHWDPRHAFLLPRESGEDDQTTPLLDQPPVGVAS; this is translated from the coding sequence ATGGAACACGAGACACCCGCCGGCGACCTGCGGCTGGCCAACCTGACCAAGCGGTTCGGCGCCTTCACCGCGGTGGACGACCTCAGCCTGACCATCCCGCAGGGCTCGTTCTTCGCCCTGCTCGGGGCGTCCGGGTGCGGCAAGACCACCACGCTGCGCATGATCGCCGGGCTGGAGGAGCCGACCAGCGGGCAGGTGCTGCTCGGTGACCGGGACATCGCCGGGCTGCGGCCGTACAAGCGGCCGGTGAACACCGTGTTCCAGAGCTACGCGCTCTTCCCCCACCTGGACATCCACGAGAACGTGGCCTTCGGGCTGCGCCGGCGCGGCATCCGCAAGGTGACCGAGCAGGTCGAGCAGATGCTCGCCCTGGTGCAGCTCGAAGGGTACGGCCGCCGCAAGCCGGCCCAGCTCTCCGGCGGCCAGCAGCAGCGGGTCGCGCTGGCCCGGGCGCTGATCAACCACCCGCAGGTGCTGCTGCTCGACGAGCCGCTCGGCGCGCTCGACCTGAAGCTGCGGCGGCAGATGCAGATCGAGCTGAAACGGATCCAGACCGAGGTCGGCATCACCTTCGTGCACGTCACGCACGACCAGGAGGAGGCCATGACCATGGCCGACACCGTCGCGGTGATGAACGCCGGCCGGATCGAGCAGCTCGGCGCCCCCGCCGACATCTACGAGTACCCCGCCACCGCGTTCGTGGCGAACTTCCTCGGCCAGTCCAACCTGCTCGCCGGCGAGGCCGCCGGGCGCGGCGGGGACGACGTGCTGGTCAGCGCGCACGGCGCACGCTTCTCGGTGCCGGTCGGGCGGGCCCGCGTCGAGCGCGGGCCGGTCTTCCTCGGGGTACGCCCCGAGAAGCTGCACCTGGTCGCCAGTTCCGACCAGGTGCCCACCGGGCACCAGCACGTCGGCGGCGTGGTCACCGATGCCTCCTACGTCGGCGTGAGCACGCAGTACCTGGTGAAGACGGCGTGGGGCAGCGAGCTGTCCGCCTTCTCGGCCAACAGCGGCCTCGGCGGCCAGCTGCCGGTCGGTGCCACGGTGGTGGCGCACTGGGACCCCCGGCACGCGTTCCTGCTGCCCCGCGAGTCCGGTGAGGACGACCAGACCACCCCGCTGCTCGACCAGCCGCCGGTGGGCGTGGCCTCATGA
- a CDS encoding IS607 family transposase produces the protein MKLSDWARQQGVTYQTAWRWVRDGRMPVPVRQAPSGTWIVEEAPAAAGRVVAYCRVSSSDQRSDLDRQTVRVVEGANAQGLAVAEIVTEIGSGLDGKRRKLHRLLADPTAAVIVVERKDRLARFGVEHLQAALAASGRRLVVLDPEESTDDLVEDMADVLTSVCARLYGRRVAKNRVARAVAVVTGEEPSV, from the coding sequence GTGAAGCTGTCGGACTGGGCACGCCAGCAGGGGGTGACCTATCAGACGGCTTGGCGGTGGGTGAGGGACGGCAGGATGCCTGTGCCTGTCCGTCAGGCGCCGTCTGGTACGTGGATCGTGGAGGAGGCGCCGGCCGCGGCCGGCCGGGTGGTCGCCTACTGCCGTGTTTCCTCCAGCGACCAAAGGAGCGACCTGGACCGCCAGACCGTGCGGGTCGTGGAGGGAGCGAACGCCCAGGGTCTCGCCGTGGCGGAGATCGTGACTGAGATTGGCTCCGGTCTGGATGGCAAGCGCCGTAAGCTGCATCGCCTCCTCGCCGACCCGACTGCGGCGGTGATCGTGGTCGAGCGCAAGGATCGGCTGGCCCGGTTCGGTGTGGAGCATCTGCAAGCCGCGCTCGCTGCGAGCGGGCGCCGTCTGGTGGTCCTCGACCCGGAGGAATCCACGGACGACCTGGTCGAGGACATGGCTGACGTGCTGACGTCGGTGTGTGCCCGGTTGTACGGGCGGCGGGTGGCGAAGAACCGTGTCGCTCGTGCTGTGGCCGTCGTGACCGGCGAGGAGCCGTCGGTGTGA
- a CDS encoding Scr1 family TA system antitoxin-like transcriptional regulator: MKGRVQGLCRASCDHERCRREGWARHAVPPQLIAVIDEVVLRRLVGDRAVMAGLIREAARTWS; the protein is encoded by the coding sequence TTGAAGGGACGGGTCCAGGGCCTTTGCCGGGCATCCTGCGACCACGAGAGGTGCCGCCGAGAGGGCTGGGCGCGACACGCCGTCCCGCCGCAGCTCATCGCCGTGATCGACGAGGTGGTGCTGCGCCGGCTGGTCGGCGACCGGGCGGTGATGGCCGGCCTGATCAGGGAAGCGGCGAGGACATGGAGCTGA
- a CDS encoding polyamine ABC transporter substrate-binding protein, which produces MRSPLRPFTRRGLLTGTLGSAALLATAGALGGCGTKGAQQTEAGCKSDDLSATEKKLAFSNWPQYIDVDEKDESKRPTVNEFITRTGIQVTYTEDINDNNEFFGKVQNQLAACQPTGRDLMVLTDWMASRMIRLGWLQKLDKSKLPNVEANLLPSLRNVSFDSDRQFSVPWQSGLAGLAYNAKVTKEIRTVDDLLTRSDLKGKVTALSEMRDTMGLLLQSNGHDPSNFTTAQFDDALAKLKRAVDSGQIRKFTGNDYSQDLNKGDIAACICWSGDVIQLGFDNENVKFVMPESGAMLWSDNMLVPNKATHKGNAEELINYYYEPAVAAKLVAYVNYICPVKGAQAEMEKIDPDLAENPLIFPDEEMLSKTKGFMALDEKQERDYEAKFQKVIGA; this is translated from the coding sequence ATGCGTAGTCCCCTCCGGCCTTTCACCCGACGTGGTCTGCTCACCGGCACCCTCGGCTCGGCCGCGTTGCTCGCCACCGCGGGCGCCCTGGGCGGCTGTGGCACCAAGGGCGCTCAGCAGACCGAGGCCGGCTGCAAGAGCGACGACCTCTCCGCGACGGAGAAGAAGCTGGCCTTCTCCAACTGGCCCCAGTACATCGACGTCGACGAGAAGGACGAGTCCAAGCGGCCCACCGTCAACGAGTTCATCACCAGGACCGGCATCCAGGTGACCTACACCGAGGACATCAACGACAACAACGAGTTCTTCGGCAAGGTGCAGAACCAACTCGCCGCCTGTCAGCCGACCGGGCGCGACCTCATGGTCCTCACCGACTGGATGGCGTCCCGGATGATCCGCCTCGGCTGGCTGCAGAAGCTGGACAAGTCCAAGCTGCCGAACGTCGAGGCCAACCTGCTGCCGTCGCTGCGCAACGTGTCCTTCGACTCGGACCGTCAGTTCTCCGTCCCGTGGCAGTCGGGCCTCGCCGGGCTCGCCTACAACGCGAAGGTGACCAAGGAGATCCGTACGGTCGACGATCTGCTCACCCGCTCGGACCTCAAGGGCAAGGTGACCGCGCTGTCCGAGATGCGGGACACCATGGGCCTGCTGCTGCAGTCCAACGGCCATGACCCCTCGAACTTCACCACCGCCCAGTTCGACGACGCGCTGGCCAAGCTGAAGCGGGCCGTCGATTCCGGGCAGATCCGCAAGTTCACCGGCAACGACTACTCGCAGGACCTCAACAAGGGCGACATCGCCGCCTGCATCTGCTGGTCCGGCGACGTGATCCAGCTCGGCTTCGACAACGAGAACGTCAAGTTCGTGATGCCCGAGTCCGGCGCGATGCTCTGGTCGGACAACATGCTGGTGCCGAACAAGGCCACGCACAAGGGGAACGCCGAAGAGCTGATCAACTACTACTACGAGCCGGCGGTGGCCGCGAAGCTGGTCGCCTACGTCAACTACATCTGCCCGGTCAAGGGCGCGCAGGCCGAGATGGAGAAGATCGATCCGGACCTGGCCGAGAACCCGCTCATCTTCCCGGACGAGGAGATGCTGTCGAAGACCAAGGGCTTCATGGCCCTGGACGAGAAGCAGGAGCGGGATTACGAGGCCAAGTTCCAGAAGGTCATCGGGGCGTGA
- a CDS encoding ABC transporter permease — protein MRISRWLADRWVMGAALLVLGYLSLPILVVAGLSFNRPASRLSYDFNEFTLDNWKQPCATSDMCDAVIRSMEIGLIATVAATILGTLMAFALVRHGFKGRAGINGLIFLPMATPELVMGTSLLALFVAAGVPQGFWTIVIAHVMFCVSFVVVTVKARLAGMDRRLEEAAMDLYASEWQTFRRITLPLVLPGIVAAALLSFSLSFDDFIITNFNAGTTVTFPMYVWGAAQRGIPPQVNVIGTAMFVIALLLVGASSLRGRRARRAALAAPVAPARTAKSGS, from the coding sequence GTGAGGATTTCCCGTTGGCTGGCCGACCGGTGGGTGATGGGTGCCGCCCTGCTGGTCCTCGGCTACCTGTCGCTGCCGATCCTGGTGGTCGCCGGTCTCTCCTTCAACCGGCCGGCGAGCCGGCTGTCCTACGACTTCAACGAGTTCACCCTGGACAACTGGAAGCAGCCCTGCGCCACCTCCGACATGTGCGACGCGGTGATCCGCAGCATGGAGATCGGGCTGATCGCCACGGTGGCCGCCACCATCCTCGGCACGCTGATGGCGTTCGCCCTGGTCCGGCACGGCTTCAAGGGCCGGGCCGGGATCAACGGCCTGATCTTCCTGCCGATGGCCACCCCCGAGTTGGTGATGGGCACCTCGCTGCTCGCCCTCTTCGTGGCCGCCGGGGTGCCGCAGGGCTTCTGGACCATCGTCATCGCGCACGTGATGTTCTGCGTGTCGTTCGTGGTGGTCACCGTGAAGGCCCGGCTCGCCGGCATGGACCGGCGGCTGGAGGAGGCCGCCATGGACCTGTACGCCAGCGAGTGGCAGACCTTCCGGCGGATCACCCTGCCCCTGGTGCTGCCCGGCATCGTGGCCGCCGCGCTGCTCTCCTTCTCGCTCAGCTTCGACGACTTCATCATCACGAACTTCAACGCCGGCACCACCGTCACTTTCCCGATGTACGTCTGGGGCGCCGCCCAGCGGGGCATCCCGCCGCAGGTCAACGTCATCGGCACGGCGATGTTCGTGATCGCGCTGCTGCTCGTCGGGGCCAGCTCGCTGCGGGGCCGGCGGGCCCGGCGGGCGGCCCTCGCGGCCCCCGTCGCGCCGGCCCGGACGGCGAAGAGCGGATCATGA
- a CDS encoding pyridoxamine 5'-phosphate oxidase family protein produces MGTALSGSSGSAGAGTRDGSRPRAVGPATTDSDGVGDTDRTRVRRLPDLAVHDRAALHAVLDAGRVGHLAIADGAQPYALPVAYARDGNRVLVHGSTGSRLFRHLAAGAPACLTVTLLDGLVLARSAFESSMNYRCAMVLGSLAVLDGDDKLAGLERLSEHLLPGRWAQIRPPSAKELAATLLLALPLNECSVKISAGPPDDPDDDLDRPVWAGVVPVVECYGTPQPDPRLRHDLPPPEW; encoded by the coding sequence ATGGGCACGGCTCTGAGCGGCAGCTCAGGTTCGGCCGGGGCCGGGACTCGCGACGGGTCCCGGCCCCGCGCCGTCGGCCCCGCCACCACCGACAGCGACGGGGTCGGTGACACCGACCGGACCCGGGTACGCCGGCTGCCCGACCTCGCCGTCCACGACCGGGCGGCCCTGCACGCCGTCCTCGACGCCGGCCGGGTCGGCCATCTCGCCATCGCCGACGGCGCCCAGCCGTACGCGCTGCCGGTCGCGTACGCCCGCGACGGCAACCGGGTGCTGGTGCACGGCTCCACCGGCAGCCGCCTCTTCCGGCACCTCGCCGCCGGCGCCCCGGCCTGTCTCACCGTCACCCTGCTCGACGGACTCGTGCTGGCCCGCAGCGCCTTCGAGTCCTCGATGAACTACCGCTGCGCGATGGTGCTCGGGAGCCTCGCCGTGCTCGACGGCGACGACAAGCTCGCCGGCCTGGAACGACTCTCCGAGCACCTGCTCCCCGGCCGCTGGGCGCAGATCCGGCCGCCCTCGGCGAAGGAGCTGGCCGCGACCCTGCTCCTCGCCCTGCCGCTAAACGAGTGCTCGGTGAAGATCAGCGCCGGGCCACCCGACGACCCCGACGACGACCTCGACCGGCCGGTCTGGGCCGGCGTGGTGCCGGTCGTGGAATGCTACGGGACACCGCAGCCCGACCCGCGGCTGCGCCACGATCTGCCCCCACCGGAGTGGTGA
- a CDS encoding Lrp/AsnC family transcriptional regulator gives MINRQIEGGNGIRRVTVRDGSSHALLDDVAKQIIEQLQEDGRRPYATIGKAVGLSEAAVRQRVQRLLDAGVMQIVAVTDPLQLGFPRQAMIGLRTDGDLESVADRLAEFEEIDYVVITAGSFDLLAEVVCRNDAHLLEILQKLRTVPGVVSTEAFVYLKLRKQTYSWGTA, from the coding sequence ATGATCAACCGGCAGATTGAGGGCGGCAACGGGATACGGCGCGTCACCGTACGTGATGGTTCCAGTCACGCACTGCTCGATGACGTCGCCAAGCAGATCATCGAGCAGCTCCAGGAGGACGGCCGGCGTCCGTACGCGACCATCGGCAAGGCGGTCGGCCTCTCCGAGGCGGCCGTCCGGCAGCGGGTGCAGCGACTGCTCGACGCCGGGGTCATGCAGATCGTCGCGGTGACCGACCCGCTCCAGCTCGGCTTCCCCCGCCAGGCCATGATCGGCCTGCGTACCGACGGGGACCTGGAGAGCGTGGCCGACCGGCTCGCCGAGTTCGAGGAGATCGACTACGTCGTCATCACGGCCGGCTCGTTCGACCTGCTGGCCGAGGTGGTCTGCCGCAACGACGCGCACCTGCTGGAGATCCTCCAGAAGCTGCGCACGGTCCCCGGCGTGGTCTCGACCGAGGCGTTCGTCTACCTCAAGCTGCGCAAGCAGACCTACAGCTGGGGCACGGCCTGA
- a CDS encoding ABC transporter permease: MSALAHVPTSSGQPVAPPAARRGRARLLPYLLLLPGAAWLGVFFALPLLQLAAASLYDPAGSLSTGYAMTWAFGNYPEALQAYWPQFVRSFVYSAIALVLALLMGYPLAYAIAQKAGRWKNLLLVAVVAPMFTSFLVRTLAWKTILSDNGWVVGLLRDVHLLGPDGRLLATPIAVVLGLTYNFLPFLVLPLYANLERLDPRLLEAASDLYASPLRAFQKVTLPLSMPGLIAGTLLFFIPATGDYINAELLGTPNEYMIGNVIDSAFLVRLDYPQGAALSFLLMAAILAIVFAYLRKAGTEEVL, from the coding sequence ATGAGCGCTCTGGCGCACGTACCGACCTCGTCGGGGCAGCCGGTGGCGCCGCCGGCGGCCCGGCGGGGGCGGGCCCGGCTGCTGCCGTACCTGCTGCTGCTGCCCGGTGCCGCCTGGCTGGGGGTCTTCTTCGCCCTGCCGCTGCTGCAGTTGGCCGCGGCGAGCCTCTACGACCCGGCCGGATCGCTCTCCACCGGGTACGCGATGACCTGGGCCTTCGGCAACTATCCGGAGGCGTTGCAGGCGTACTGGCCGCAGTTCGTCCGGTCGTTCGTCTACTCGGCGATCGCGCTGGTGCTGGCCCTGCTGATGGGCTACCCGCTGGCGTACGCGATCGCGCAGAAGGCCGGCCGGTGGAAGAACCTGCTGCTGGTCGCGGTGGTCGCGCCGATGTTCACCAGTTTCCTGGTCCGTACCCTGGCCTGGAAGACCATCCTGTCGGACAACGGCTGGGTGGTCGGGCTGCTGCGCGACGTGCACCTGCTCGGGCCGGACGGCCGGCTGCTGGCCACCCCGATCGCGGTGGTGCTCGGCCTGACGTACAACTTCCTGCCCTTCCTGGTGCTGCCGCTGTACGCGAACCTGGAGCGGCTGGATCCCCGGCTGCTGGAGGCGGCGAGCGACCTGTACGCGAGCCCGCTGCGGGCGTTCCAGAAGGTGACCCTGCCGCTGTCCATGCCCGGGCTGATCGCCGGCACGCTGCTCTTCTTCATCCCGGCCACCGGCGACTACATCAACGCCGAGCTGCTCGGCACCCCGAACGAATACATGATCGGCAACGTCATCGACTCGGCGTTCCTGGTCCGGCTGGACTACCCGCAGGGCGCGGCGCTGTCGTTCCTGCTGATGGCGGCGATCCTCGCGATCGTCTTCGCCTATCTGCGCAAGGCCGGCACGGAGGAGGTGCTGTGA